The following coding sequences lie in one Metopolophium dirhodum isolate CAU chromosome 5, ASM1992520v1, whole genome shotgun sequence genomic window:
- the LOC132945013 gene encoding FGFR1 oncogene partner 2 homolog — MSVTVQQILSDAKRLASKLKEHDTAADALLSQAQFVYKKIDAMKQYTDDLSELNDMEEGGLPHEELVNSIRTESRQLQEIVRENRILRAMVAEHQTALEMIMSKYRSQVSHLVAQTSADQLVNNLTAKTIEEKNALIIQQEERIKEMMAVMSLASRLEAEEASKKEETIGRLQTENQTLRKLLKISSDLSTEKEPDTILATT; from the exons ATGTCCGTCACCGTACAGCAGATATTGTCCGACGCCAAGCGATTGGCGTCCAAACTCAAAGAACACGACACAGCAGCCGACGCGTTGTTGTCCCAAGCCCAGTTCGTCTACAAGAAGATCGACGCTATGAAACAA TATACAGACGATTTGTCGGAACTCAACGACATGGAAGAAGGAGGTCTACCACATGAAGAACTGGTCAACTCGATACGCACCGAGAGTCGACAGTTACAAGAGATTGTACGAGAAAACCGAATATTAAGAGCAATGGTTGCTGAGCACCAGACTGCGCTCGAGATGATCATGAGCAAATATAGGTCACAGGTTTCGCATCTTGTTGCCCAAACTAGTGCAGACCAGCTTGTTAACAACCTCACAGCGAAG ACAATTGAAGAGAAAAATGCGTTGATTATTCAACAGGAAGAACGTATCAAAGAAATGATGGCTGTAATGAGTCTTGCCTCTCGTTTAGAAGCTGAAGAAGCTAGTAAAAAGGAAGAAACTATTGGCAGGTTACAAACTGAAAACCAA acacttagaaaactattgaaaatatccAGTGATCTGTCAACAGAAAAAGAACCAGACACGATATTGGCAACTACGTAA
- the LOC132945014 gene encoding signal peptidase complex subunit 3, with product MHSLLSRGNSVLAYTLSVLVTLTFACFLSTILVDYRTGTEMQTLKIEVKNLPEYGVSKKINDLGHITFNLDTDLTSLFNWNVKQLFVYMTAEYETPTNALNQVVLWDKIILRGENSNLRLKNMRTKYYFWDDGNGLRGNKNVTLTLSYNIIPNVGRLPIVGAIGSHTFSFPSQYTR from the exons ATGCATTCATTACTGTCCCGGGGCAACTCGGTGCTGGCCTACACGCTGAGCGTACTCGTTACTCTCACGTTCGCATGTTTTCTTTCCACCATATTGGTCGATTACCGGACTGGTACCGAGATGCAGACGCTCAAAATTGAAGT GAAAAACTTACCAGAGTATGGTGTATCCAAAAAGATCAATGACTTGGGTCACATAACATTCAACCTTGATACAGAT CTCACTAGCCTGTTCAATTGGAATGTTAAACAATTGTTTGTCTACATGACAGCAGAATATGAGACACCTACAAACGCCTTGAATCAA gtagttTTGTGGGACAAGATTATTTTGAGAGGAGAGAACTCCAACTTGCGCCTTAAAAATATGAGGACAAAGTATTACTTTTGGGATGATGGTAATGGTTTAAG aGGAAATAAAAACGTGACTTTAACCCTGTCCTATAACATCATACCAAATGTGGGTCGACTGCCAATTGTGGGTGCCATCGGATCTCATACATTTAGTTTTCCTTCACAATATACACGATGA